A region from the Leucoraja erinacea ecotype New England chromosome 18, Leri_hhj_1, whole genome shotgun sequence genome encodes:
- the LOC129705933 gene encoding mucin-6-like, protein MNAHISITRLSKFPVCGLCGNYNGNVDDEYITQNKYLVSNLLVFANSWKEDTMCRDVTEVATPCHKNPYRFARAEKMCAIINSKVFESCHKLVYRMPYYDNCVRDACGCELVGDCECLCDAVAVYAKACIDAGVCIDWRTPDFCPVYCDYYNTRKLHSTLREIAQFGSTRWHYQPCLCPANIHIFGKFNMEGCYVCAKDEYFNEDLKHCVSCGTPPVLRPTAKPVHIIPAGKTNSS, encoded by the exons ATGAACGCACACATTTCCATTACCAGACTCTCTAAG TTTCCAGTGTGCGGACTGTGTGGTAATTACAATGGTAATGTGGATGATGAATACATAACCCAGAACAAATATTTAGTGTCCAATTTACTGGTCTTCGCAAACTCTTGGAAGGAAGATACCATGTGTAGAGATGTAACTGAAGTTGCAACTCCATGTCACAAAAATCCGTATCGTTTTGCCCGGGCTGAAAAGATGTGTGCTATAATTAACAGTAAAGTGTTTGAATCATGTCACAAATTG GTTTACCGAATGCCGTATTACGATAATTGCGTTCGAGATGCTTGTGGTTGCGAGCTGGTTGGGGACTGCGAGTGTCTCTGTGATGCTGTTGCTGTCTACGCTAAAGCTTGCATTGATGCTGGTGTCTGCATCGACTGGAGAACCCCGGACTTCTGCC CGGTGTACTGTGATTACTACAACACCCGGAAGCTGCACTCCACCTTGAGagaaattgctcagtttggctcaACTAGGTGGCACTACCAACCATGCCTGTGCCCCGCCAACATTCACATCTTCGGGAAGTTCAACATGGAGG GTTGCTATGTTTGTGCTAAAGATGAATACTTTAATGAAGACTTAAAACATTGTGTATCATGtg GAACTCCTCCTGTACTCAGACCAACAG CAAAACCTGTCCACATCATCCCAGCAGGTAAAACAAACTCATCTTGA